A single Penaeus chinensis breed Huanghai No. 1 chromosome 7, ASM1920278v2, whole genome shotgun sequence DNA region contains:
- the LOC125026784 gene encoding apidaecins type 73-like gives MVWQRPLSPVFPNSLGRYAAAQGANNERSDDGTFVEERFVYRFDRQNGSGTPDPAGARIRDGPITIPRDQRLAAHASPESETTPHPSPKPRPSRVRSHAPPESETTPFPSPKPRPSRVRSHAPPESETTPFPSPKPHPSRVRNHALPETETTTLPSPKPRPSRVRNHALPESETTPLPSPKPRPSRVRSHDPPESEATTLPSPKPRPSRVQSHAPPESETMPLSSPKPRPSRVRSHAPPESEATPLPSPKPCLSRVRSHAPPESEATPLTSPKPRPSRVRNHALPESETTILPSPKPRPSRVRSHDPLEPKATPLPSPKPCLSRVRSHTPPEFEATPLPSSKPRPSRVRL, from the exons ATGGTGTGGCAGCGGCCgctctctcctgtcttccctaACAGCCTTGGAAGGTATGCGGCCGCTCAAGGGGCGAATAACGAACGCTCCGACGACGGTACTTTCGTTGAAGAACGTTTTGTGTATCGCTTCGATAGGC AAAACGGGTCGGGGACACCTGATCCAGCTGGGGCGCGGATCCGAGACGGACCAATAACAATACCGCGTGACCAGCGCTTAGCCGC CCACGCCTCTCCCGAGTCCGAAACCACGCCCCACCCGAGTCCGAAACCACGCCCCTCCCGAGTCCGAAGCCACGCCCCTCCCGAGTCCGAAACCACGCCCTTCCCGAGTCCGAAACCACGCCCTTCCCGAGTCCGAAGCCACGCCCCTCCCGAGTCCGAAACCACGCCCTTCCCGAGTCCGAAGCCACACCCCTCCCGAGTCCGAAACCACGCCCTTCCCGAGACCGAAACCACGACCCTCCCGAGTCCGAAGCCACGCCCCTCCCGAGTCCGAAACCACGCACTTCCCGAGTCCGAAACCACGCCCCTCCCGAGTCCGAAACCACGCCCCTCCCGAGTCCGAAGCCACGACCCTCCCGAGTCCGAAGCCACGACCCTCCCGAGTCCGAAACCACGCCCCTCTCGAGTCCAAAGCCACGCCCCTCCCGAGTCCGAAACCATGCCTTTATCGAGTCCGAAGCCACGCCCCTCCCGAGTTCGAAGCCACGCCCCTCCCGAGTCCGAAGCCACGCCCCTCCCGAGTCCGAAACCATGCCTCTCTCGAGTCCGAAGCCACGCCCCTCCCGAGTCCGAAGCCACACCTCTCACCAGTCCGAAGCCACGCCCCTCCCGAGTCCGAAACCACGCCCTTCCCGAGTCCGAAACCACAATCCTCCCGAGTCCGAAACCACGCCCTTCCCGAGTCCGAAGCCACGACCCTCTCGAGCCCAAAGCCACGCCCCTCCCGAGTCCGAAACCATGCCTCTCTCGAGTCCGAAGCCACACCCCTCCCGAGTTCGAAGCCACGCCCCTCCCGAGTTCGAAGCCACGCCCCTCCCGAGTCCGCCTCTAG